The following are encoded together in the Malaya genurostris strain Urasoe2022 chromosome 3, Malgen_1.1, whole genome shotgun sequence genome:
- the LOC131437640 gene encoding periodic tryptophan protein 1 homolog — protein MESDQEDEVPNVNFVPSLLFVKRGVAKSNPDKVTLTPEELARIINNTRDDLEEEGGDGMDTSEDEENEDSAARLAGRARDTAGAAGSGTSAGDEFGFERYEQESGEPVVRLSSVAIVDPAENIQDEDDSEAEDEIIKPSDNLILVGHVQNDSASMEVYIFNDEEGSLYVHHDFLLPSPPLCIEWLSFDPGSEKSGNICAIGCMDPVVTLWDLDIQDSLEPVCKLGSKGSRKKNKPKLGHTDAVLDLSWNRHLEHILASGSVDQSVILWDIENGTPHTTIRDFEEKVQTLSFHPTKPEALLVGSCDGKVKVFDCRSTTEESSSFKSWDLGGEVERVCWSSHNDHHFVASTNQGRVHYIDVRNNHPLWSKELHEKEITGLVLSTMVKGMLSTASADGTLKVWDIDDDDARLIYKKNPKMGVIQCLEACPENPFMLALGGDLKTKNFAVINLLDNDGVTDVFKSRFDPNYIPVATEGDLNMATEAMEDATIDDSDEDD, from the exons ATGGAGTCCGATCAGGAGGATGAGGTGCCGAACGTTAATTTTGTTCCAAGTCTGCTGTTTGTGAAGCGAGGCGTTGCAAAATCAAATCCTGATAAG GTAACTTTGACGCCGGAAGAACTGGCAAGGATTATTAATAATACCAGAGATGATTTGGAAGA GGAAGGTGGTGATGGGATGGACACTTCGGAAGATGAAGAAAATGAGGACAGCGCTGCCAGGTTAGCTGGTCGGGCTCGCGATACAGCTGGTGCTGCGGGGAGCGGAACGTCCGCTGGTGACGAATTTGGTTTTGAACGATACGAACAGGAAT CTGGTGAACCCGTAGTTAGACTAAGTTCGGTAGCCATTGTAGATCCAGCAGAGAACATCCAGGACGAGGATGACTCCGAAGCGGAAGACGAAATCATCAAACCGTCGGATAATCTAATTTTGGTTGGGCACGTTCAAAATGACAGTGCTTCCATGGAAGTGTACA TTTTCAACGATGAAGAAGGAAGCTTGTACGTTCATCACGATTTTCTGCTTCCCAGTCCACCGCTTTGCATTGAATGGCTTAGCTTTGATCCGGGGAGTGAAAAATCGGGAAACATTTGTGCTATTGGTTGCATGGATCCGGTTGTTACCCTGTGGGACTTGGACATTCAGGATTCGTTGGAACCGGTTTGCAAATTAGGATCGAAAGGCAGCCGTAAAAAGAACAAACCAAAACTTGGTCACACTGATGCTGTGTTGGATCTTTCCTGGAACCGTCACCTAGA ACACATTTTAGCCAGCGGCTCGGTAGATCAATCGGTTATCTTGTGGGACATTGAGAACGGAACGCCGCATACTACGATTCGTGACTTTGAGGAGAAAGTGCAAACACTTTCATTCCATCCAACCAAACCGGAAGCGCTGCTGGTGGGAAGTTGCGACGGTAAAGTGAAGGTTTTCGATTGCCGTTCCACGACCGAGGAGAGCAGCAGTTTCAAATCTTGGGACCTGGGTGGTGAAGTTGAACGCGTCTGCTGGAGTTCCCACAACGATCATCACTTCGTGGCCAGCACCAACCAGGGTCGGGTTCACTACATTGATGTGCGAAACAATCATCCGCTGTGGTCCAAGGAGTTGCACGAAAAGGAAATCACCGGATTGGTGCTGAGTACGATGGTGAAGGGCATGTTGTCGACTGCATCGGCGGACGGGACGCTGAAAGTTTGGGACATTGACGATGACGATGCACGGCTGATTTATAAGAAAAATCCTAAAATGGGGGTCATCCAGTGTTTGGAGGCTTGTCCGGAAAATCCATTTATGTTGGCGCTCGGTGGGGATTTGAAGACGAAGAACTTTGCAGTTATCAATCTGTTGGATAATGATGGTG TAACCGATGTATTTAAATCACGGTTTGATCCAAACTACATCCCGGTGGCCACAGAAGGAGACTTGAATATGGCAACGGAAGCGATGGAAGACGCTACGATTGATGACAGTGATGAAGATGATTGA